A single region of the Actinoplanes sp. SE50/110 genome encodes:
- a CDS encoding metal-dependent phosphohydrolase, whose protein sequence is MTTVTSLPDRFRAAARGAGATAADADLDSAANYLLTRWTEPQRHYHDVTHLAAVLEVIDEFAGLAPHPDRVRLAAWMHDAVYDPRALGDANERDSAEFAAGLLVTLGAPEEVAAEVARLVGLTAGHATEENDPDGELLCDADLAILAADEERYARYCAAIRREYAHVPDGDFRAGRSRVLTELLKLPSIYRLAPIRDAWEARAQANLKAELEALA, encoded by the coding sequence ATGACCACTGTGACATCTTTGCCCGACCGGTTCCGGGCGGCGGCGCGCGGCGCCGGCGCCACCGCCGCCGACGCGGATCTCGACTCCGCCGCAAATTACCTGCTGACCCGCTGGACCGAGCCGCAACGCCACTATCACGACGTGACGCATCTGGCGGCGGTGCTGGAGGTGATCGACGAGTTCGCCGGGCTGGCGCCGCATCCGGACCGGGTGCGGCTGGCCGCGTGGATGCACGACGCGGTCTACGACCCGCGGGCACTGGGCGATGCGAACGAGCGGGACAGCGCCGAGTTCGCCGCCGGGCTGCTGGTCACGCTGGGCGCTCCGGAGGAGGTGGCGGCCGAGGTGGCCCGGCTGGTCGGGCTGACCGCCGGGCACGCCACCGAGGAGAACGACCCGGACGGCGAGCTGCTCTGCGACGCCGACCTGGCGATCCTGGCGGCTGACGAGGAGCGGTATGCCCGCTACTGCGCGGCGATCCGTCGGGAGTACGCGCACGTGCCGGACGGGGATTTCCGGGCCGGCCGGTCGCGGGTCCTGACCGAGCTGCTGAAGCTGCCGTCGATCTACCGGCTGGCGCCGATCCGGGACGCGTGGGAGGCGCGGGCGCAGGCCAACCTGAAGGCGGAACTCGAGGCGCTGGCCTGA